In Microbulbifer pacificus, the genomic stretch GTCCATCGCTGTCATAACCTTCCCTTTCCAGATACAACAATTACCACTGCTACAACTTATGAAACGGATAACTCCGGCTAGTGTACGAAGTTACCTCGCCAATCCCAATTTGTCCCTGCGCGATAGCGCGTTACCCGTGCCGGCGCAGATGCTCCTCGCGGCTCTTGCGGTAATTCACCACATAGGTGCGACTCATACGGTCGTGCAACAGGTTGCCGCCAAGAAAACAATTGATAAACCAGCCGATCTTGAGAGTCGGCACGGTGAGAAGAAAGCTGGCCGTCCGCCACAGACCACGAAGGTACCCCACACGCTGGAAGTCCCTGTCCATTACCCGGTACCCCAGCAACCACTTCCCCGGCGTGGTCTGCCATTGCGAGCACTCCGCCAGCCACGACAACAGCAGGTAAACCGAGCCAGAGAACAGCAGGCCGGAAAATGTGGCATCCGACTCTGTTTGCCCGGTGACTTTCATGATCACCGCCGTGGCCAGCACCCCGACCATCAGGTGAACCAACCCGATGTCCAGAATCACCGCCACTGCGCGCCCGAGCAGCCCACCGAAAAAATACTGCTCCAGCCGCTCCTGTAGAACCCGGGCTTTCTGACGCACCAGTTTGCTGCCGCCGCGAATCGCCGAAGCGGGGTCCGCATCACGAGGGTCGGTCTGCAGAGCATCAAACAAAATGTCCGCGAGCTCTTTACCGAAACGCGCATAATAAGTTTCCACGGCGCCCGACCAACCGAACAACTGATCGCAGTACGCAAGTACATTATCGGTAATAACGGTGCGGTATTTCTCCTTCCCTTTACCCTTGGCTTCCGCCGCAGCCAGATTGAAACGGGCAAAACGCTCGAACACCGCAAGGCCGAGATTCCAGTTGTACTCGTCCTCCAGCATGTAAGGGGACTCGACGAGAAAATGCCAGCGGTTTTCCAGGTTGACCCGCAGCGGGTCTTGCAGGGCCTGCTCTACCAGCGCCAGTACCCGGTGATATTCCTCAATGCGCAATTGCCGGGCAGCGTCTTCTTCCGTAGACGCCTCATCATCGTCCGCCTTTGTCACCACGGAGACCGACGCCTCGCTTTCGCGGTTTGGTGCAGAATCCGCATCTTCCCCGACTGGGGCTGACACCGCAGTAATCTCGCCCAAAGTCCCTGATGGTGGCATTTCCGAACTCGCCGCCACCGTAGAAGATTCTTCGGCCGCGAGCACTTCCGGCACCGGGTCGACCAGTTCCGCTGTATTCCGCTGGCGCCGCTCCGCGCTGGCCTGGGCAAGTCTCAATGCCTGTTTATAGGCGCTGTGCAACTGCTGAAACGCTTCCGGTCTTTCATCCGGCCGGTTCTGCTTCAGTTTTATTGCATAGGCGCGCTTGATCGCGCGCGGGTCGTCACAGGGCTCGATACCGAGAATCGCCCAGGAATTCATCAGATCCAGTCCTCACCGTCGAAGCGATCGAGAAAATCCCGCAGACTCGCCTGGGCCCTCTTGATTTCCGCCGGGTTTTGCCCGTTGAGCACGCGGTCGAACTCACCCAGGGCGCGGGAAATGATCTCGCGCTGTTGCCCCAGGCTCGCTTCGTACAAACGCTCACCGCGCGCGATCAACGCGCGATTGGCCTCGTCCTCACGCGGATGGAATTTCAGCGCCGCCAGCTTTTCCAGTGCTGCGGCCTTTTCCTTATCGTTCAGTGCGCCGGGAGTAAATTCGATCAGTTTGTTGTAGGCCTTACCGGTGGAAACCACGGTAACATCCACTTCCAGTAAACCGTTCATGTCATAGCTGTAACGGATATCCACGGACTCCTTGCCGCGCGGGCCCTTCGGCACCGGCACACTCATCTCCCCGAGATAGACATTCTTTTTCACCAGACGGTTCTCGCCCTGGTAAACATCGATGCGCAGTTCCGTCTGGTTGTCGCTGGCGGTGCAGACCTGTCGCACCACACTCACCGGCACGACCGTATTGCGCTCGATGATCGGCAGAAAGTATTCGCCCTGGTCCGGACTGTCTTCATTGATGATGCCGGTACCGAGGGTGTAGGGGCAGACATCCGTGAGCACGATGTCATCCAGCGCGGCATTGCGGGACTTGAGCCCCGCCTGTATCGCCGCGCCCATGGCCACCACGGTATCCGGGTCGAGATGACAAGACGGCAGGCGCCCGAACATGCGTCCCACCATGGAACGGAACAGCCCCATACGTGTGGAACCGCCCACCAGCACCACGTCGTCGATGGACTGGGAGGGCATGTCCGCGTCGCGCATGGCGCGCTCGATCGGACGCTTGGCCCGCAACAGCAGGGGTGTGGCCACCTTTTCAAACCACGCGGAGGTCGCCTGCCACTGTATTTTTTCATGGCCGAGGTCGAGTTCGATCTGCTGTTCCGCCGACTGACCGATACGGCGTTTTACGCTCTCCATCTGCATATACAGATTCTGCTGCTGCCGGGGGGACAGCGCGCTCCGGTCAATATTGAACTCCTTCAACACGCTGTCGATCATCGCCTCGACAAAATCCTCGCCGCCGAGAAAGTTGTCGCCGGCACTGGCGTGCACCTCCATGATGCCGTCGAAAAACTCGAGAATGGACACATCAAAGGTGCCGCCTCCCATATCCAGAATGAGGAAATTGCCCTCGCGCTTGTCGTGCAGGCCATAGGCGATGGCCGCCGCAGTGGGCTCGTTGATCAACCGCTCCACCTTGAGGCCGGCAAGCTCGCCAGCGAGCTTGGTGGCGTGACGCTGGTTGTCATTGAAATAGGCAGGCACGCTGATCACGGCCTCGGTAACGGGTTCACCAAGATAGGCTTCGGCGTCCTCCTTCAATGCGCGCAGTACCAAGGCGGAAAGCTCTGTGGCGCTGAACATCTGGCGGCCGAGCTTGACCTTGTGATCGGTGCCCATCAGGCGCTTGAATGCGGCCACGGTGCGATCGCTGTGGTTGATCAGGCGTTCCTTGGCGGTACGCCCCACAACCAGTTCGCCGGCATCATCAAGACCTACGACAGAAGGTGTGAGCACCTCGCCGAGACGATTGGGAATCAGCTTGATTCCATCTTCCGTCATGACACCACAGGCACTGTTGGTGGTTCCCAGATCGATTCCGACAATAGCCATTGTTCCCCCTGAACTAAAAACCGGCTTTTCATTATTTTTCGTGAGCGCGCATTGAAGCATATTTTCAACCCGCCCAACTACGAGACAGGGCACAGCACCGGGCACTGGACAGTCCCTGCCCGACCGATCCCGGATCAGCCCCCAGCCGGTCTCGCCCGCCGTACCGATCTCTGCTCAAAAACAGAAATATCCTGTCGCCCACGCCACTCTGGCTCAATTTTCCTGCGTTTTTTACCGTGGGAATGCAGACTCTGCTGCCGCTTGCAGTGCCGGCAGCCCGCGACTAGGCTCCGACCAACCACTGCGCAAATCTCAGGTATTCGCGGAGATTTGACGGCAGAAGAAAAAAGAACAGTAGGACCGACGAATGGCCAGTAATCCTTCACAAGCCAATCCCAGCTGCGCGCAGACCCTGATGCACCTGCTGCGTCAGTACCACGTGGATACGGTGTTCGGTATCCCCGGTGTACACACCATTGAACTTTACCGCGGCCTTCCCGGCAGTGGCCTGACCCATATCACGCCGCGCCATGAACAGGGGGCGGCCTTTATGGCGGACGGTTATGCCCGCGCCAGTGGCAAACCCGGCGTGTGCTTCCTGATTACCGGCCCCGGCGTCACCAACGCCGCCACCGCCATGGCCCAGGCGTATTCTGACTCTATCCCCATGCTGGTGATCAGTGCGGTCAACCGCCGCGAAGACCTGGGTACGGGACGCGGTCGCCTGCACGAACTGCCGCGCCAACAGGATGTGACCCGCGGCTTCTGCGTGTGGCAGCACGCGCTCACCAGCGCCGAGCAATTGCCCGAAGTACTGGCGCGCGCCTTCCAGGTGATGCATGCACCGCGCCCGGGTCCGGTGCATATCGAAATCCCCATCGACCTGTTTCCCGCGCCCATGCGGAATCCGCTCACGCACTACCGCGCGGTCAATCCCACGGCGCTGCCGGCGGCCCCGGCCGAAACCATTGCCACTGCCGCCCAATGGCTGGCAGAGGCCCGTTCCCCGGTTATCCTGCTGGGTGGCGGTGCGCAGGCGGCCAGTGCTGAGGCCACTGCGCTGTCGGAAAAACTTGCCGCTCCGGTGTTCCTGTCACTCGCGGCCAAAGGGATCGTCGATGAACGCCACCCGCTGTGCGGCGGCGCCAATCTGAGCTTCAGCAATGTGCGCGAACGCGTCGAAAACGCAGACGTGGTACTGGCGGTGGCCACGGAGCTGGCAGAGACCGACCGCAATCTGGTGCGGGACAATTACCGGTTCAACGGCAAACTGATCCGCGTGGATCTCGACCCGGCACAGCTGGTGTGCAATGCCAATCCCGATCTCGCCATTTGCGCGGATGCCAGGAACGCGCTGGCACAACTGTCAGAATCGCTGCCCGCAGCAGACCCTGAGCGTCAGCAGCACACCACCGCCGAAGTGGAAGACCTGTTATACGGTTGCCGCCAGGAGTGGTGGCCCGGCTCCGAAGAGCGTTACCCCTGGGTGCGGGCGCTGCGCGACGCGCTGCCGGAGGACGGCGTTCTTGTAACCGACTCCACCCAGCTGGCCTACAACACCAATCATGCACTGAAACTGTTCCAGCCCCGCAGCCACATCACCTGTACCACCGGTTATGGCACCCTGGGTTTCGCCCTGCCCGCCGCCATCGGCGCTGCCCTGTCGAGCCCACGCCCGGTCATCGCCCTGATCGGCGACGGCGGCATCATGTTCACTCTGGGTGAACTGGCCGCGGCGGTGGAACAACAGCTTGCGCTGCCGATCCTGGTATGGAACAACAGCGGTTACGGTGAGATCCGCGATTTTATGGATCAGGCCGTCGTGGAGCAGGAAGGTGTAAACCTGCGCGCGCCGGACTTTGTGGCCCTCGCCCGCGCCTTCGGCGCCGAGGGTTGCCGTATCAGCAAACCGGAACAGCTGAACTCAGCGGTGTTGGAAGCGTTTGCGCGCAAGGGCCCAACGCTGATTGAAATTACTGCCCCGGCGTAAACGGAAATCGAAACTCCAAAACGACAATGAATAGTACGGCGAAGCAACCATGACAGACCTGAAATCCCTGCCTACGAAAAAGCTCTACATCAACGGCGAGTGGCGCGACTCCAAGGGCGGCAGCCTGCACCCGGTCATCAACCCGGCCACCGAAGAAGCACTGTGCGATGTGATTCAGGGCACCCTGGATGATGTGGACGACGCCGTGGCCGCGGCAAAATCCGCCTTCAGGGATTGGCGCCACACCCGCGCCGCCAAGCGCCAGGCACTGATGCACGCCATTGCCGACGGTATGGAGGCGCGCAAGCAGGATCTTGTCGCCGCCGTTTCCACGGCGCTCGGCTGTCCCCCGCATATCACCGAGTGGCTGCATATCGACGGCCCGATCTATGCGATGCGCTTCTACGCCGACCGCGCCGCAGTGATGGAAGAGACGGAAAAGGCGGGCCATTCGCTGGTGCTGAAAGAGCCGGTGGGCGTGTGCGGATTCATCACCCCCTGGAATTACCCGCTGCATCAGTTCGTCGGCAAGGTGGCCCCGGCACTGGCCGCCGGCTGCACCATGATCCAGAAGCCGTCGGAAATCACGCCGCTGCAGGATTATGTGATGGCGGAAATTATCGATGCCGCCGGCATACCCGCGGGCGTATTCAACCTGGTGCCCGGCGCCGGGCCAGTTGTGGGCGCGGCGCTGTCCAGCCATGCAGATATCGACATGATTTCGTTTACCGGCTCTACCCGCGCCGGCATTGAGGTGGCCCGCGCTGCGGCGCCCACAGTCAAACGCGTGACCCAGGAGCTGGGCGGCAAGTCGCCGTTTATCATCACTCCGGATGCGGATCTCGAAGCCGCGGTGCGCTGGGGCTGCGAGGATGTCTTCATCAACAGCGGCCAGACCTGCACGGCGCTCACCCGTATGCTGGTACCCGCGGAACGCTACGAGGAGGCGGTCGCGATCGCCAAGCGCGTGGCGGAAGACACCGCGATGGGTACCGACGGGAACGCCTTCATGGGCCCTCTCTCCTCCGCCCGCCAGCGCGATATCGTGCGGGGCTATATCCAGAAAGGTGTGGAGGAAGGCGCACGTCTCGTCACCGGTGGTGTGGAGGCCCCGCAGGGTTTCACCAAGGGTTTCTACGTCAGTCCCACGGTATTCGCCGATGTGGACAACGATATGGCCATCGCTCGCGAGGAGATTTTTGGTCCGGTCACCTGCCTGATTCCCTACAAGGACATGGACGAAGCCATCGCCATCGCCAACGACACCCAGTACGGACTCTCCAGCGGTGTGTGGGCCAAAGATGCGGAGTCGGCAATGCCCGTCGTGCGCCGTCTGGAAGCCGGGCTCTGCTTCGTCAACGGCGGTGAGTTCAATTACGACGCACCCTTCGGCGGTATGAAGCGTTCCGGCAACGGGCGCGAATTTGGCAATGCCGGCCTGGACGAGTTTATTGAACTGAAATCCGTACAGCTCCCCGCATAAAAAACTGCCGCGTCGTCTTTATTGGCGGCGCGGTTGACTGCCCGTTCCCCCCTCGCTATCTTTGCCCGCGACATCAAGAGAGTGGCTGACGCCAACGCCAACCTGCCTGCCGGGGCAAGGTGGTTTCTCTTCACAGTCCGTAACGTTGCGTACGACTGTGCAGGGGATGGGGCTCTTGCTGGCAACCGAAGATTTCGGCCCAGCTGTGCAATCCAACCGGATGCGATGATTTTTTGTGGATGTGCGCCACAGATGCATCGCCGCTTCCGCCGTCAGCCCTCCATACATTTTATTGGAGGGAACATGTCCGAATTCACGCTATCCAGCACCGACGTTATCGAAATCCAGATTGCCCCCCAACGCAGCCGAACGGCCGTCCGGGCAGTCAAACGCAGCGATCGACAACTGCTGTGGCAACTCTTGTTCGACTCGACGGAAGACGCGCTGGCCTTTGCAACCCACTGCCGTGCCAGCGACGCACCAGTCACGGCCCACAAAGCCTGTGAACTGGCGGTGTGACCACTAGACTTGTGCCACCAGCACCTGTCGACCAAATCCATAGGGAGCCAATAACAACGCCATGTCCAAGCCCGAGCACTTTTTCCAGCACCTGCGCGACGAACTGAAACAGATCGAGGCCGACGGCCTCTACAAGCGCGAGCGCATTATCACCTCCCAGCAGGCTGCCGAAATTCAGGTCAACAACGACACCCAGGTACTGAACTTTTGCGCCAACAACTATCTCGGACTCGCCAATCACCCGGAGCTGATCCAGGCTGCCAAAGATGGCCTCGACCAGTACGGCTTTGGTATGGCATCCGTACGTTTTATCTGTGGCACTCAGGACATTCACAAGGCGCTGGAATTCCAACTGTCGGAGTTTCTGCAGACCGAAGACACCATTCTTTACACCTCCTGTTTCGACGCCAATGGCGGTCTGTTTGAAACGTTATTGGGCCCGGATGACGCGATCATTTCCGACGCGCTGAACCACGCCTCCATTATCGACGGTGTGCGCCTGTGCAAGGCCAAGCGCTTCCGCTACGCCAACAACGACCTGGCGGATCTGGAAGAACAGTTGAAGGCCGCCGATGCGGCCGGAGCCAGAACCAAACTCATCGCCACCGACGGCGTGTTTTCCATGGACGGCGTGATCGCGAATCTCAGGGGAATCTGCGATCTGGCGGACAAATACAATGCGCTGGTGATGGTGGACGATTCCCACGCGGTGGGTTTCCTCGGCGAACACGGCCGCGGTACCCACGAGTACTGCGGCGTGATCGAGCGTGTAGACATCATTACCGGCACCCTGGGCAAGGCCCTCGGCGGCGCCTCCGGTGGTTTCACTTCCGGTCGCAAGGAGATCATCGATCTGCTGCGCCAGCGCTCGCGCCCCTACCTGTTCTCCAACTCCGTGGCACCGGCCATCGTGACCGCGTCACTGAAAGTACTGGACATGCTGATCGAGGGTGGCGAACTGCGCAAACAGCTGCAGGACAACTCCGCCTATTTCCGCAAGCGTATGACACAAGCCGGGTTTACCCTCGCAGGCGCCGACCACGCCATCATCCCGGTGATGATCGGCGACGCCGCGCTCGCACAGAAGATGGCCGACAAGATGCTGGAAAAAGGCATTTACGTGGTGGGCTTCTTCTACCCGGTAGTACCAAAAGGCCAGGCCCGTATCCGCACCCAGATGTCCGCCGCCCACACCCGTGAGCAGCTGGACCGCTGTATTGATGCATTTATCGAAGTCGGCAAAGAGCTGGAAATTATTTAAGCAGTACCATGAAAGCACTATCCAAACTCAAATCTGAACCCGGCATCTGGATGACGGATGTCGAGATCCCGGAACCGGGTCACAACGACCTGCTGATCAAGATCCGCAAGACCGCGATTTGCGGCACCGACATGCACATCTATCACTGGGATGAGTGGTCGCAAAAGACCATTCCGGTACCCATGGTGGTTGGCCACGAATACGTGGGCGAAGTGGTGGGCATGGGCCAGGAAGTGGCCGGCTTCAAAGTTGGCGATAGGGTTAGTGGCGAGGGCCACATCACCTGTGGCCACTGCCGTAACTGCCGCGCCGGCCGCCGCCACCTGTGCCGCAACACTTACGGTGTGGGTGTAAACCGCCAGGGTTCCTTCGCGGAATATCTCGTTATTCCCGCACTGAATGCATTCAAGATTCCGGACAACATTTCCGACGAACTGGCGTCCATCTTCGATCCGTTCGGCAATGCGGTGCACACGGCGCTGTCATTTGACCTGGTTGGCGAAGATGTGCTGATCACCGGCGCCGGCCCCATTGGCATCATGGCCGCCGCTGTTGCCCGTCATGTGGGCGCGCGCCACGTGGTAATCACGGACATCAATGATTACCGTCTGGATCTGGCAAAAAAAATGGGCGCGACGCGCACCGTGAATGTCAGCCGCGAAAAGCTGCCGGACGTGATGAAAGAAATCGGCATGACCGAAGGCTTCGACGTGGGTCTGGAGATGTCCGGTGTGGCCGTCGCCTTCCGCGATATGCTGTCGGCGATGAACCACGGCGGCAAGATTGCGATGCTGGGTATTCCCCCGGGCGAGATGGCCATCGACTGGAGCCAGGTGATTTTCAAGGGCCTGATCCTGAAAGGCATCTACGGCCGCGAGATGTTCGAGACCTGGTACAAGATGGCAAGTCTGATCCAGTCCGGCCTCGATCTGTCCCCGATCATCACCCACCAGTTCCCGGTGGATGAATACCAGAAAGGTTTCGAGACCATGGGTTCCGGTGAATCCGGCAAAGTTATTCTGAACTGGCAGTAATTAGCTTTGTAGCGAGCACCGTGTGGTTCTAAGCAGGATATGTGGCGGCCGATCACCGGGTGGAGCATTTCGAAACCGCTGTGAATACATCCCTGTACGCTGCGTCGCAAACATTCCTGTTTGCGACGCTTTCGAAATGCTCCACCCGGCGCTCGGCCTTCAATTCGAACTACCCGACTTCGTCAGCTACAAAGTCAAACTTCTTACGAAGTTAAATGATTCAACGCGAAGGGCGGGTGATGGGGATCCGTTTTCAAAAGCGTCGGCGACAGGGACGTCGCCGACGCAGCGTACAGGGAGGTATTCACAGCGGTTTTGAAAACGGATACCCAGCGCCCGGCCGCCACAGGAACAAAAACAGAGCACCCGACCCAAACCACAGAACCTGAAAAGAGCACCCCAAAACCACAGGAGCAAAAAATGCTCAGAGTAATCGGCGTGCTCCTCTTCGCCCTACTGCTATTGGCCATAGCGGCCCACCTCTTCTACTCCCGCAAGGCGAAAGAAGAAGCAACCAGCCACACACGAACCTTCCCCATCTACTACATCGCCAAAAACGCTATGATTCCAGCTTGCGAATCAACCGCGTACTCGTAGTCCCCTGCACCAGCAGCGAAAACAACACCACCCCGAACACCATTGCCTGCACCAAAGGCGAGTACGGCAAATCTGTCGGCAATGAAAGCACCAGTGCTACAGCAATTGCACCGCGCAAACCACCCCAGCTCAGAATCAGGCGCCAGTCTTTGGTAATCGGCGGGCCCACATAACGTGCCAGCGGCGCGACCAAAAACACCGCAAAACCGCGCGCCCCGATCGCCGCCACAATCGCGACAATCATCGCCAGCCAATACTGCGCGAACATATCAACGGTGATGACCAACCCCATGATCACGAAAATCAGCGCATGAAACAGCAATCCCAACCACTCCCAGGTCGGCGCCGCGTGGGCGAGGTAGGTCTGCTCCTGCTCCCGCAGGCAGGCGCGGGCGACGATGGCGCAGATCATGACGGAAAGAATGCCGGAAACACCCACCACGTGTTCCGCCAGGTAGAAACTGCCGAACGCCGCCAACGCCAGTACCACCAGAGCCGCGCCGGCGGAACCGAGAAACAGAATGGTGATGGCGGTCAGCAGGCCACAGATCGTACCCACCGCCAAACCGCCAAAGAAAACCACCGAGAAATACAACGCAAAATTGCCCGCACCACTGATGGCCTCACCCGTGGCAACGGCCCCCTCCATGGCACTGTTCGTGGCAATACCCAGCACAAAGGAAAACAGCACGATTGCGACCACATCATTGAACAGACTCTCCCCTTCTACCACGGTCAGCAATTCGTCGTTGGCACCGGTCAGCCGCAATCGAGCGACGATGGAAGCCGGGTCGGTAGCAGCGAGAATGACGCCGGTGAGGAGCGCGGCAAGCCAGGGAAAGCCGCCCGGCTGGTACACCCCAAAATACACCAGTACTGCGGTCATCAGCACACACAGCAATACGCCTACCGTCGCCAGTAACAGTGCGGGCCCGAGCCAGCGGAACAGGATATCCGGGTCGATCTTCCATGCGGACTGGAAAACCAGCACCGGTAAAATCACGAAGAACACCAACTGGTGCAGATTTTCCGCGCGCAGGTTGGTGTTGTAATCAAACACCGGCAGCAGTATGCCGGCGAGTACGCCGGCAATCAGGCAACCGAGGGTGTCGTCGCGCTTGAGCAATCGCGCAATGCCGAGGCCGGCAACGGCAGCGAGGGCCATGTACAACCCCTGTCCGACCAGTGTACTGACACTTTCCACAGCTTGCTCCCGCCAATCACTGGTTATCGCGATCGGTGGCGATCACGGATTTGGGTTTTACTTCCGGCACCAGATCGTTGAGCGGAACCGGCACGCCGCGCTCATTGATAATTTCCACATGGGCGCGCCGCAGTAATCTGGGCTCGGGTACGCCACAGGAGTGGGCGATGGTACCCACCTCGTATTCCATATTGCGCGCGTAGTGATATACCCGCTCTGCCTTGTCCATCGGGTCCAACCCCTGCTGCAGATCCGGGTTGTGGGTGGTGACGCCGGTGGGGCAGGTATTCTTGTTGCACTGCATGGCCTGAATGCAGCCGAGGGCAAACATGAAGCCGCGCCCGCAGTTGACGAAGTCCGCCCCCATGGCGAGTGCCCAGGCCACCATGGAGGGGGTGAGCAGTTTGCCGGCACAAATAATTTTTACCCGTTCGCGCAGTCCGTATTGTTCGAGAAGATCCACCACCAGGGGCAGACTGCGATTCAACGGCAGGCCCATGTAATCCATCAGGCTTTGGGGCGCGGCGCCACTGCCACCGTCGGCGCTGTCGATGTTGATAAAGTCCGGCGCAGACTCAATGCCTCGCTGCTGAATCGCTTCGCACAGGTCGTGCAGCCAATCGCTTACGCCAATAACGCACTTGAAGCCGACGGGCTTGCCGGTGACTTCGCGGATATGGTCGATCATATCCAACAAGCCGTTCACGTCGCGGATTTCCGGATGCCCGTTGGGGCTGATGGAATCCATCCCCACGGGAATACCGCGCACGTGGGCAATTTCCGGTGTGACCTTTATCCCCGGCAGTATCCCGCCCTTGCCCGGCTTGGCGCCCTGGGAAAGTTTGAGCTCAAACATTTTCACCTGTTCGTGGGCCGCCACCTCTCGCAGCTTGTCGTCCGACAGATTGCCCTCCACATCGCGCACACCATATTTGGCGGTGCCGACCTGAAACACGATATCGCAGCCACCGGAGAGATGGTGGGAAGAAAGCCCCCCCTCACCGGTATTGAGCCAGATACCGGCCTTGGCGGCACCTTTGGACAGCGCCGTCACCGCCGGCACCGACAGCGCACCGAAACTCATGCCGGAGATGTTGAAAATGGAACGGGTGGTGTAGGGCTTGCGGGCCACCCCCTCTCCGAGGGTGACTTCCCGCGGCGGCACCGCGTCCTTGGTGAGAGTGGGAAATGGATGATTGAGAAATACGATGTCGCCTGGCTGGTTCAGCGGCCTTGTGGAACCGAACGCGAGGGTGGAATCCACATTCTTTGCCGCCCGGTAAACCCAGTTGCGCTGGGCACGGTTAAAGGGCATTTCCTCGCGATCGAGGGCATAGAAATACTGACGGAAAAACTCGCCCAGATGCTCGAACTGATAGCGAAAGCGCCCCAGTACCGGAAAATTACGCCGGATCGCCTGCTTGGTCTGGCTCACATCCGACAGGTAGAGGTAGATGACATACAGCACCAGTACCACCAGCCCGAAGGCAAACAGCATCGCAAACAGCTGCAACACCTTGACCGCAAACCCGTATATCGCGGCCACAGCCTGAAGATCCATTTCCTAGTCCCTGCTCTGATGGTTGATATGGCAAAACGTGAAACTGCCAGGTCATTGTATGCGCTGCGCGGATGGCTTGCACAGTCCCGCGCACGGCAATAAACTGTATAAACATACAGTCTTCGCAATTTCCATACAGCGAGCTTCCCGTG encodes the following:
- a CDS encoding cation:proton antiporter, whose translation is MESVSTLVGQGLYMALAAVAGLGIARLLKRDDTLGCLIAGVLAGILLPVFDYNTNLRAENLHQLVFFVILPVLVFQSAWKIDPDILFRWLGPALLLATVGVLLCVLMTAVLVYFGVYQPGGFPWLAALLTGVILAATDPASIVARLRLTGANDELLTVVEGESLFNDVVAIVLFSFVLGIATNSAMEGAVATGEAISGAGNFALYFSVVFFGGLAVGTICGLLTAITILFLGSAGAALVVLALAAFGSFYLAEHVVGVSGILSVMICAIVARACLREQEQTYLAHAAPTWEWLGLLFHALIFVIMGLVITVDMFAQYWLAMIVAIVAAIGARGFAVFLVAPLARYVGPPITKDWRLILSWGGLRGAIAVALVLSLPTDLPYSPLVQAMVFGVVLFSLLVQGTTSTRLIRKLES
- a CDS encoding FMN-binding glutamate synthase family protein, with translation MDLQAVAAIYGFAVKVLQLFAMLFAFGLVVLVLYVIYLYLSDVSQTKQAIRRNFPVLGRFRYQFEHLGEFFRQYFYALDREEMPFNRAQRNWVYRAAKNVDSTLAFGSTRPLNQPGDIVFLNHPFPTLTKDAVPPREVTLGEGVARKPYTTRSIFNISGMSFGALSVPAVTALSKGAAKAGIWLNTGEGGLSSHHLSGGCDIVFQVGTAKYGVRDVEGNLSDDKLREVAAHEQVKMFELKLSQGAKPGKGGILPGIKVTPEIAHVRGIPVGMDSISPNGHPEIRDVNGLLDMIDHIREVTGKPVGFKCVIGVSDWLHDLCEAIQQRGIESAPDFINIDSADGGSGAAPQSLMDYMGLPLNRSLPLVVDLLEQYGLRERVKIICAGKLLTPSMVAWALAMGADFVNCGRGFMFALGCIQAMQCNKNTCPTGVTTHNPDLQQGLDPMDKAERVYHYARNMEYEVGTIAHSCGVPEPRLLRRAHVEIINERGVPVPLNDLVPEVKPKSVIATDRDNQ